One part of the Cyclobacteriaceae bacterium genome encodes these proteins:
- a CDS encoding patatin-like phospholipase family protein, which yields MLCWIILFAMITGNFGQYLGIPYLFLDPEYLNTVNFTSFFLLGISLAAFTVAFHITGYIADGHRFSFVGTLSRPFTKFALNNSIVPMLFLSLYIFYILSFQLDNQYTSGTQLFWNLTGLLCGFFLMTLIFFIYFWLTNKDIFRYVVCRIDEKIKQNMQVTRASAMKKLDIARKRQVRVDYYLDYDFRIKKVDDSGFYDRNTVIQVFDQNHLNLVIIQLFIVGLVLVLGLFKDYPTFQLPAAASATIFLTIFVMISGAFSYWFGGWSTTMAIVVFLILNFLAGKDFFSKRYEAFGLDYQKQPARYSNESIRILHDSVTLETDRLETLKMLENWRKKFPEDEKPKMVFLCASGGGKRAALWTLNALQVADSLTNGKLTEKSIMISGASGGLIGASFFRELKLRAKLGEPVNPYAEKHRTSLSTDNLNPLIFSLLANDLFVGFSKFEYAGNYYQRDRGYTFEEQLDVITEGLMDKPVIAYHDAEHEALVPMVVLSPTIINDGRKLYIAAHRVSYLNSVIIGFPDYELSKLGGVDYQLLFKDQGAQNLRFLSALRMSATFPYITPNTTLPTEPAIQIMDAGISDNFGISDAVRFLFAFKEWIAENTSGIIVLSIRDSPKLGQIAERRSQTILDAMTQPISTVYNNFENFQDIGNDTYLGFAKTWFNKPIERIDLQYQVESYAPILSQMDSLRQNNARASLSWRLTAREKYGIVENINSPANQAELQKLKKLLE from the coding sequence ATGCTGTGTTGGATCATCCTGTTTGCCATGATAACCGGAAACTTTGGGCAGTACCTGGGCATACCCTACCTGTTTCTTGACCCCGAATACCTGAATACGGTAAACTTCACCAGTTTTTTCCTTCTTGGTATTTCGCTGGCTGCTTTTACGGTAGCTTTCCATATTACAGGCTACATAGCCGATGGGCATCGATTTTCCTTTGTCGGCACCTTGTCGCGCCCTTTCACCAAGTTTGCGCTGAACAACAGTATTGTACCGATGCTCTTTTTAAGCCTCTATATATTTTATATCCTCAGCTTTCAGCTCGATAACCAGTACACTTCCGGAACACAACTATTCTGGAACCTTACCGGATTGCTTTGTGGCTTTTTTCTGATGACGCTGATCTTCTTCATCTACTTCTGGCTTACCAACAAAGATATTTTCCGGTATGTGGTGTGCCGCATTGATGAAAAAATAAAACAGAACATGCAGGTAACACGTGCCAGTGCCATGAAAAAGCTTGACATTGCCCGAAAGCGACAGGTACGGGTTGATTATTATTTGGATTATGATTTCCGGATTAAGAAAGTAGACGACAGCGGATTTTACGATCGTAACACCGTCATCCAGGTGTTTGACCAAAACCATCTTAACCTGGTAATTATCCAGTTGTTTATCGTTGGACTTGTTTTAGTACTTGGGTTGTTTAAGGATTATCCAACCTTTCAACTCCCGGCCGCAGCGAGCGCCACCATATTCCTCACCATTTTCGTAATGATCTCCGGGGCATTCAGTTATTGGTTTGGCGGATGGTCAACCACTATGGCTATTGTGGTATTTCTGATACTGAACTTCCTGGCGGGCAAAGATTTCTTTTCCAAACGCTACGAAGCCTTTGGCCTCGATTATCAAAAACAACCTGCACGCTATTCAAACGAAAGCATAAGGATATTGCACGACAGTGTAACCCTGGAGACGGATCGCCTGGAAACCTTAAAAATGCTGGAGAACTGGCGAAAAAAATTTCCGGAAGATGAAAAACCTAAAATGGTTTTTTTGTGCGCCAGCGGTGGCGGTAAGCGTGCTGCTTTGTGGACACTTAACGCCTTACAGGTTGCTGACAGCCTTACCAACGGAAAGCTTACCGAGAAGAGCATTATGATTTCAGGCGCTTCGGGCGGGCTCATTGGCGCCAGTTTCTTCCGCGAATTAAAATTAAGGGCCAAGCTGGGCGAGCCGGTAAACCCGTATGCCGAAAAGCATCGCACCAGCCTTTCCACCGACAACCTAAATCCGCTTATATTCAGCCTGCTCGCCAACGATTTATTTGTTGGGTTCTCTAAGTTCGAATATGCCGGCAACTACTACCAACGTGACCGCGGCTATACATTCGAAGAACAACTTGACGTTATAACCGAAGGACTGATGGACAAACCGGTAATTGCCTACCATGATGCCGAGCATGAAGCGTTGGTACCCATGGTTGTATTATCACCAACCATCATAAATGATGGCCGCAAATTGTACATCGCTGCACACCGGGTATCCTATTTAAACTCAGTAATAATAGGTTTTCCGGATTATGAACTTTCTAAACTTGGTGGAGTTGATTACCAATTACTTTTTAAAGACCAGGGAGCCCAAAACCTGCGCTTCCTCTCCGCCTTGCGCATGAGTGCCACCTTTCCCTACATAACACCAAACACCACCTTGCCAACCGAACCTGCTATACAAATTATGGACGCGGGCATTTCCGATAATTTTGGGATTTCCGATGCTGTGCGGTTTTTATTTGCCTTCAAGGAATGGATAGCTGAAAATACTTCAGGCATTATCGTGCTTTCCATTCGTGATTCACCCAAGCTGGGACAAATAGCCGAGCGGAGAAGCCAAACCATACTGGATGCTATGACACAACCTATCAGCACGGTGTATAACAATTTTGAAAATTTCCAGGACATTGGCAACGACACCTATCTTGGCTTTGCCAAAACCTGGTTCAACAAACCGATTGAACGCATTGACCTGCAATACCAGGTTGAGTCTTATGCACCCATCCTAAGCCAAATGGACAGCCTGAGGCAGAACAATGCGCGCGCCTCTTTAAGTTGGCGCCTTACCGCACGCGAAAAGTATGGCATTGTTGAAAATATCAATTCACCGGCCAACCAGGCCGAGCTTCAAAAGCTGAAAAAATTACTTGAATAA
- a CDS encoding UvrD-helicase domain-containing protein, whose translation MEKPLIIYRSSAGSGKTRTLAKEYLKLALRHRSGHFRHILAVTFTNKATQEMKERIVHYLNDFIDGRENSLEPELKHELNLSDGEFKEHCNGLRSQILHQYSQFSISTIDAFFQKVIRSFTREAGLSGDYRLEVDNEAVLTEVVNNLIDAMGEDKDLKRWVVDFATKNLESDKPWDMRTGLVDFSKEILKEDFKRIEKDFNKKTSDRMFLKDLLAELGISTGSFINHIRTLAKQGLDLIEQHQLEPNDFKYQGGAGYKFFNNLTDLSKVSDFKEPGVQVSENLQDINNWPAPKTSRKNDVLKLASSQLLPLMREILDYREKYYRQALSAEVVLQNFYAYGLMADISKKLQEYKAENNMMLLADAPQFLQELIGDSDAPFIYEKTGSFYKNYLIDEFQDTSNLQWRNFIPLINESLSSSNRNVIVGDVKQAIYRWRGGDLTLLQQKLEQQMGKERVAHVNLSDNYRSAANIISFNNNLFKTASTFIAEQTGARLAEEAFSDVSQNIKRESKGFVDIQFLEEDKDQEQKWKALAKNQLVKTLEVWQQAGVKMKDIAILVRTNSEGQEVVAHLLNCRSSTQANPTLNYNVISNESLRIDGAASVNLILAAMRYLNNNLDVVARAELAYEFARIHQSGMALADVFSVADKVTFESFLPNEFTNRKTELRKLPLFEMTEMLIRIFGLSDQALELAYLQAFQDIVLNFYTRERNDLQAFLEWWEQNKDSDKTSVKTSGSIDAAEILTIHKSKGLQFKYVIIPFCSWKLDHPGLTSPNMWVQADAPMFKNAGYLSVKYGSKLEETVFEPYYHHERSQIFLDNVNILYVAFTRAELGLKILAPFKKLINNKNELSVPDVSALLQYCITTNESLAKLWDKPALCWQAGVLELPPTRNDTQPEAIKPIALKRYDVSRWRDKLVIRQAGRRYFDSDKEDKVKYGIHVHTVLSFIRTKNDVQAALQRAIHEGLLTTSEVDQVRSDLKHLLSVPMISSWFEEGWEVHTEVPVILPGGEESRFDRLLINDSKAVVIDFKTGVSAKADQHQVLAYMDILRNMNFTEVEGYVLYVRTGEVVEVRAGKVRTVKKKDDSQLELGL comes from the coding sequence TTGGAAAAGCCATTAATCATATACCGAAGTTCAGCCGGAAGCGGCAAAACCCGCACCTTGGCCAAGGAATACCTGAAACTGGCCCTTCGGCACCGCTCGGGGCACTTCCGTCACATCTTGGCGGTAACCTTTACCAACAAGGCTACCCAGGAAATGAAGGAACGGATTGTTCACTACCTGAATGATTTTATTGATGGCCGGGAAAATTCCCTTGAACCCGAGCTTAAACACGAGTTGAACCTGAGCGATGGTGAATTTAAAGAACATTGCAACGGATTGCGTTCGCAAATCCTGCATCAATATTCACAGTTTTCCATCAGTACCATCGATGCATTTTTCCAGAAAGTTATCCGTTCGTTTACGCGTGAAGCAGGACTTTCAGGCGATTACCGCCTTGAGGTTGACAATGAGGCCGTGTTAACGGAAGTGGTGAACAACCTGATTGATGCTATGGGTGAAGATAAGGACCTGAAACGGTGGGTAGTGGATTTCGCCACCAAAAACCTGGAGAGCGACAAACCCTGGGATATGCGCACGGGACTGGTTGATTTTTCGAAGGAGATTTTAAAAGAAGACTTTAAGCGGATTGAAAAGGATTTTAATAAGAAGACAAGCGACAGAATGTTTTTGAAAGACTTGTTGGCGGAGTTGGGTATATCAACAGGTTCATTTATAAATCATATACGGACTTTGGCAAAACAAGGATTGGATCTCATTGAACAACATCAACTTGAACCGAATGATTTTAAGTATCAGGGTGGTGCTGGATATAAGTTCTTCAATAACCTTACTGATCTGTCTAAAGTTAGTGACTTTAAAGAACCGGGTGTTCAGGTGTCAGAGAATTTACAAGACATCAATAATTGGCCGGCCCCAAAAACAAGTCGGAAAAATGATGTGCTTAAACTGGCATCTTCACAGTTGTTGCCCTTAATGAGGGAAATTCTTGACTATCGGGAAAAATATTATAGACAGGCACTATCGGCTGAAGTAGTGCTGCAAAACTTTTACGCCTATGGCCTGATGGCCGACATCTCCAAAAAACTTCAGGAGTATAAAGCCGAGAACAATATGATGTTGCTGGCTGATGCGCCACAGTTTTTACAAGAACTTATTGGCGACAGTGATGCGCCTTTTATTTATGAAAAGACCGGATCATTTTATAAGAATTACCTCATCGATGAATTTCAGGACACTTCCAATTTGCAGTGGCGTAACTTCATCCCGCTCATTAACGAAAGTTTAAGCAGCAGCAACCGAAACGTAATTGTAGGCGATGTAAAACAGGCCATTTATCGTTGGCGTGGGGGCGACCTTACGTTACTCCAACAAAAACTTGAACAGCAGATGGGTAAAGAACGCGTGGCACATGTTAACCTTTCTGATAATTACCGCAGTGCGGCAAATATTATTTCCTTCAACAACAACTTATTTAAAACGGCCTCCACATTTATAGCGGAGCAAACCGGGGCACGGCTGGCGGAAGAAGCGTTCAGTGATGTAAGCCAAAATATAAAAAGGGAAAGCAAAGGCTTTGTTGATATACAATTTCTTGAGGAAGATAAAGACCAGGAACAGAAATGGAAAGCGTTGGCAAAAAACCAACTGGTAAAAACCCTGGAAGTTTGGCAGCAGGCCGGAGTGAAGATGAAGGACATCGCCATTTTGGTACGCACCAACAGTGAGGGACAGGAGGTGGTAGCCCATTTACTAAATTGTAGAAGCTCGACCCAGGCAAATCCAACCCTCAATTACAATGTAATCTCCAATGAATCGTTGCGCATTGATGGTGCAGCTTCCGTAAACCTTATACTTGCTGCCATGCGCTACCTGAACAACAATCTTGACGTGGTAGCCCGTGCCGAGCTGGCTTACGAGTTTGCCCGCATCCACCAGTCAGGCATGGCACTGGCGGATGTTTTTTCGGTGGCCGATAAGGTAACGTTTGAAAGTTTTCTGCCCAACGAGTTTACAAATCGAAAAACGGAACTTAGAAAGCTTCCGCTTTTTGAGATGACCGAGATGCTGATCCGCATATTCGGGCTGTCCGATCAGGCGTTGGAACTGGCCTATCTGCAAGCCTTTCAGGACATTGTGTTGAATTTTTATACCCGTGAGCGCAACGATTTGCAGGCTTTTTTGGAATGGTGGGAGCAGAACAAAGATTCGGACAAGACATCCGTAAAAACTTCAGGATCCATCGATGCTGCTGAAATCCTGACAATCCATAAATCTAAAGGGCTTCAGTTTAAATATGTTATCATCCCGTTTTGTTCGTGGAAGCTGGATCATCCGGGCTTAACATCCCCCAACATGTGGGTACAGGCAGATGCACCCATGTTTAAAAATGCCGGGTATTTATCGGTTAAATACGGAAGTAAACTGGAAGAAACTGTTTTCGAACCCTACTATCACCACGAACGATCACAGATTTTCCTGGACAATGTTAACATTTTATATGTGGCGTTTACCCGTGCAGAATTGGGATTAAAGATTTTGGCTCCATTTAAAAAACTGATCAATAACAAAAACGAATTGAGTGTGCCGGATGTAAGTGCTTTACTTCAATATTGCATCACCACAAACGAATCGCTTGCCAAACTATGGGATAAGCCGGCATTATGTTGGCAAGCCGGGGTGCTTGAATTGCCACCGACCCGTAATGACACCCAACCTGAAGCGATTAAGCCAATTGCCTTGAAAAGATATGATGTTTCACGTTGGCGCGATAAGCTGGTTATCCGGCAAGCCGGCAGAAGATATTTTGATTCAGATAAAGAAGATAAGGTAAAGTATGGCATTCATGTGCATACTGTGCTGTCCTTCATCCGCACAAAAAATGATGTTCAGGCTGCACTTCAACGGGCCATACACGAAGGTTTGCTCACCACTTCAGAGGTTGACCAGGTTAGATCAGATTTGAAGCATTTGTTAAGTGTTCCTATGATTTCATCATGGTTTGAAGAGGGTTGGGAAGTTCACACGGAAGTTCCGGTAATTTTACCGGGCGGAGAAGAGAGCCGGTTTGATCGGTTGTTGATAAACGATAGTAAAGCTGTTGTTATTGATTTCAAAACCGGTGTTTCAGCAAAAGCCGATCAACACCAGGTGCTGGCCTATATGGATATTTTACGGAACATGAATTTTACGGAAGTGGAAGGCTATGTGTTGTATGTGCGTACCGGAGAGGTAGTGGAAGTGAGGGCAGGGAAGGTGAGGACAGTGAAGAAAAAAGATGATAGCCAGTTGGAGTTAGGCTTATAA